In the Arachis ipaensis cultivar K30076 chromosome B10, Araip1.1, whole genome shotgun sequence genome, one interval contains:
- the LOC107620051 gene encoding uncharacterized protein LOC107620051 translates to MHIQISVPNLLSLTHLFVILTLCASYKENLDDSSKIFTNYNRAAEIEKHCSSYLSLASKLSPDANRGNRIKRELSFTYGDWEQENGHTTLMPFDQSNGFEHSLALKLVSFKVMDTSSIQHFENTVSLGGIMSIGISGQGSYFPTKSSSSFTMRPGLSLLRIAFEGVYLQSNDHENGKEHLMCLLGNTTLPIPEPFNYDWNDMFLDYSLLQDEQILLVLRYPQTFNLTRRSIRGEMRSLHQEGSLAYFDNVHISSQLNRHAVYQFSSESKSRSCDPYPYELDFAAYGANSFNNGSDFCSFLQKVAQRPFYLFGVENFRLLFQYLICEEETDSNNVQSARVSAVLRAFPASMSLDTVKSRTGLSNQTLSAEGSWNSLTGKLCMIGCHGVVDPGLNSKECNYQISFHFPSILSIKQRSLMLGTIHSNSNNDESNIFFPFLHSLRRPTYLKGLGLHNTPYYNYSKVELAAAIKSKNQHSKLFTLFKKLFFKYPTLVDGDDINRLSNKLNVHVNAIRHQSSNKHDRVYMQMEVLSLGTSHQHERKNLFGNPLLNISLHLTLSEGYWDENADSYPFFLEGVYDPLEGDMHLIGCRMFSQGIDCLMEVKVQYPSESIRWLKNPSVEMIITSQRSEEDLQHFKPITLRTQMIQYNEHQQDYEFRKILEGVLRLLISLAGAGIIWSQLIYMNADEDQTPYMSLGTLYILIFGYGAELIRASEIFFESKESASIRTWPYQLQNYQRVLMESMETLTKLLVLASLLLTINQYRKVSDAKNKPNAYGTNKSKPLRRISDASRRYLRIFICICLILSCLGGDLNLRYAFVILPATIVREYIWLTLKMQELFLLPQIFENKLWSNQVKPLRKTYYFGLTFLRLVIFFYDYIRDPVWDPFNNYNDGGGGINNQVGSDLLSFCLIMLSSPLVMIGLAFVVYIQQSWNYLKPRNA, encoded by the coding sequence ATGCATATCCAAATTTCAGTTCCAAATCTTCTTTCCCTCACACACCTCTTTGTGATCCTAACTCTATGTGCCTCCTACAAAGAAAACTTAGATGACTCTTCAAAAATTTTCACCAACTATAACCGTGCTGCTGAAATAGAAAAACATTGCAGTTCATATCTATCTTTGGCATCTAAGTTAAGCCCTGATGCCAATAGAGGTAACAGAATCAAGAGAGAACTCTCATTCACCTATGGAGATTGGGAGCAGGAGAATGGACATACAACCTTGATGCCCTTCGACCAAAGCAATGGTTTCGAGCACAGTTTAGCCTTAAAACTAGTTTCTTTCAAAGTGATGGACACAAGTTCAATTCAGCACTTTGAAAATACAGTTAGTCTTGGAGGGATCATGTCCATAGGAATATCTGGTCAAGGTTCATATTTTCCAactaaatcttcttcttctttcacaaTGAGGCCTGGCTTATCTCTTCTCAGAATTGCTTTTGAAGGTGTATACTTACAAAGCAATGATCATGAGAATGGGAAAGAGCATTTGATGTGTCTCTTGGGAAACACAACTTTACCTATACCAGAACCATTCAATTATGATTGGAATGACATGTTTCTTGATTATAGTCTCTTACAAGATGAGCAGATTCTACTTGTTCTTCGCTACCCTCAAACCTTCAACTTGACAAGAAGGTCCATAAGAGGCGAAATGCGAAGTTTACACCAGGAAGGAAGCTTGGCATACTTTGATAATGTTCATATTTCTTCTCAATTGAATCGCCATGCTGTCTATCAATTCAGCTCTGAATCAAAGTCTAGATCTTGTGATCCGTATCCATACGAGCTAGACTTTGCAGCATATGGGGCTAATTCATTCAATAATGGTTCTGATTTTTGCAGTTTTCTTCAGAAAGTTGCACAACGACCTTTTTACCTTTTTGGAGTTGAAAACTTTAGGCTACTTTTTCAGTACCTTATCTGTGAGGAAGAAACAGATAGCAACAATGTCCAAAGTGCAAGAGTTTCTGCAGTTCTAAGAGCATTTCCAGCATCCATGTCTTTAGATACAGTGAAATCAAGAACAGGCCTCTCAAACCAAACTCTATCTGCAGAAGGATCATGGAATTCCTTAACAGGAAAACTCTGCATGATTGGATGTCATGGAGTGGTTGATCCAGGGTTAAACTCAAAGGAATGCAACTATCAGATATCTTTTCACTTCCCAAGTATCCTCTCTATCAAGCAGAGGAGTCTTATGCTTGGTACGATACATAGTAATAGCAACAATGATGAATCAAacatcttctttcctttcttgcaTTCGCTAAGGCGTCCCACCTATCTCAAGGGCCTTGGCTTGCATAACACTCCATACTATAATTACTCAAAGGTTGAGCTTGCTGCTGCAATCAAAAGCAAGAATCAACACTCAAAGTTGTTCACCCTTTTCAAGAAATTGTTCTTCAAGTATCCAACTCTTGTAGATGGAGATGATATAAATCGCCTCTCCAATAAGCTCAATGTCCATGTGAATGCGATTCGTCATCAATCCTCAAACAAGCATGATAGGGTCTATATGCAGATGGAAGTTCTTTCACTTGGTACTTCGCATCAACATGAAAGAAAGAACCTCTTTGGCAATCCTCTTCTTAACATCTCattgcatctcactttatctgAAGGGTATTGGGATGAAAATGCAGATAGTTACCCCTTTTTCTTGGAAGGTGTATATGATCCCTTAGAAGGTGATATGCATCTAATTGGTTGCAGAATGTTTTCACAGGGCATAGATTGTTTGATGGAAGTTAAGGTTCAGTATCCATCTGAATCGATACGATGGCTGAAGAATCCTTCAGTTGAAATGATCATCACTAGCCAAAGGAGTGAAGAAGACCTGCAACATTTCAAGCCTATCACTCTCAGAACTCAAATGATTCAATACAATGAGCATCAACAAGACTATGAATTTAGGAAAATCCTTGAAGGTGTTCTAAGGCTTCTGATTTCCCTTGCAGGAGCAGGCATAATTTGGAGCCAACTAATCTACATGAATGCAGATGAAGACCAGACTCCTTATATGTCTCTTGGCACACTCTATATATTGATATTTGGTTATGGTGCAGAGTTGATAAGGGCCAGTGAAATTTTCTTTGAATCAAAAGAATCTGCTTCCATTAGAACTTGGCCTTATCAACTTCAAAACTATCAAAGAGTCTTGATGGAATCGATGGAGACCTTAACAAAACTTCTAGTGTTGGCTTCTTTGCTGCTTACAATAAATCAATACAGAAAGGTGTCAGATGCTAAGAACAAGCCAAATGCTTATGGGACTAACAAGTCAAAACCCCTCCGACGAATTAGTGATGCCAGTCGAAGGTATTTGAGGATTTTCATTTGTATCTGTTTGATTCTTTCGTGTCTTGGAGGGGACTTAAACTTGAGGTATGCTTTTGTGATTCTACCTGCAACCATAGTGAGAGAATATATATGGTTGACTCTGAAGATGCAAGAATTGTTTTTGTTGCCTCAAATATTTGAGAACAAACTGTGGAGTAATCAAGTGAAGCCATTGAGGAAAACATATTATTTTGGACTCACATTTCTGAGGCTGGTTATATTCTTCTATGATTACATCAGAGATCCTGTTTGGGATCCATTCAACAATTAtaatgatggtggtggtggaatCAACAACCAAGTGGGTTCAGATTTGCTTTCCTTTTGTTTGATCATGTTAAGCAGTCCACTTGTTATGATTGGATTAGCTTTTGTGGTCTACATTCAACAGAGCTGGAACTATCTCAAGCCAAGAAATGCTTGA
- the LOC110268054 gene encoding uncharacterized protein LOC110268054 isoform X2, translated as MDEGSECNGKGRHLPPLSRCQSHVTVANRRRSGCRKPPPSLCLLGLSSDDFISKLRLPLDHRSFWPLSKLPPGQLGIAAAPFCCYRDG; from the exons ATGGATGAAGGGTCAGAATGCAACGGGAAAGGGAGACACCTTCCGCCACTATCTCGCTGCCAGAGCCATGTCACCGTCGCGAACCGCCGCCGTTCTGGCTGCCGGAAGCCACCGCCGAGCCTTTGCCTTCTTG GGTTGAGTTCCGATGatttcatatcaaaattaagGTTGCCGTTGGACCACCGGAGTTTCTGGCCGCTGTCGAAGCTGCCGCCGGGTCAGCTCGGGATTGCGGCTGCTCCGTTTTGCTGTTACC GAGATGGATGA
- the LOC110268054 gene encoding uncharacterized protein LOC110268054 isoform X1, with protein sequence MDEGSECNGKGRHLPPLSRCQSHVTVANRRRSGCRKPPPSLCLLGLSSDDFISKLRLPLDHRSFWPLSKLPPGQLGIAAAPFCCYRLSYRDCPLRLNPFLLLQK encoded by the exons ATGGATGAAGGGTCAGAATGCAACGGGAAAGGGAGACACCTTCCGCCACTATCTCGCTGCCAGAGCCATGTCACCGTCGCGAACCGCCGCCGTTCTGGCTGCCGGAAGCCACCGCCGAGCCTTTGCCTTCTTG GGTTGAGTTCCGATGatttcatatcaaaattaagGTTGCCGTTGGACCACCGGAGTTTCTGGCCGCTGTCGAAGCTGCCGCCGGGTCAGCTCGGGATTGCGGCTGCTCCGTTTTGCTGTTACC GATTGAGTTATCGTGATTGCCCGTTGCGATTAAATCCGTTTCTGCTATTGCAGAAGTGA